A window of the Corallococcus soli genome harbors these coding sequences:
- a CDS encoding MFS transporter, protein MSLSQRLSITQPMRVFWITWFGQLISLIGSGLTAFGVGAKVFMDTRSTTQYALLSFFAFAPMVLLSPFAGALVDRWDRRRAMLLADLGNGFSTLIIFGMVLASNRGMFTLEPWHFYLPVALGACFGAFRWPAFFATVTMLVPKQHLGRANAMAEVANGASQILSPIVAGALIEAVGLIGVLTVDVISFSFAVLTLLIVRFPRPTVSAEGQRGKGSLLKEMLQGWTFIRARPGLLGLLGFTAMASLCVSLVMLLITPLVLGFTDISTLGIIASVAGSGALVGAITMGVWGGPKNALVGVLGFSLLSGVVLFMAAPVPSVPLVATAAALYLFTMPPVMAGSQAFWQRKIPADLQGRASAVKRMVILCTPPIAALLAGPLADGLFEPAMAPGGALASTMGRLLGVGPGRGIAVIFIVLGLLTIANVVVAWLNPRVRYLDREVPDALPDLPASPPQDVAPDAPTALAK, encoded by the coding sequence ATGAGCCTGTCCCAACGCCTGAGCATCACGCAGCCCATGCGGGTCTTCTGGATCACCTGGTTCGGTCAGCTCATCTCGCTCATCGGCTCCGGGCTCACCGCGTTCGGCGTGGGGGCCAAGGTGTTCATGGACACGCGGTCCACCACGCAGTACGCGCTGCTGTCCTTCTTCGCGTTCGCCCCCATGGTGCTGCTGTCCCCGTTCGCGGGCGCGCTGGTGGACCGCTGGGACCGCCGCCGCGCGATGCTGCTGGCGGACCTGGGCAACGGCTTCAGCACCCTGATCATCTTCGGCATGGTGCTCGCCAGCAACCGGGGCATGTTCACGCTGGAGCCCTGGCACTTCTACCTGCCCGTGGCCCTGGGGGCGTGCTTCGGCGCCTTCCGCTGGCCGGCCTTCTTCGCCACGGTGACGATGCTCGTGCCCAAGCAGCACCTGGGCCGCGCCAACGCGATGGCGGAGGTGGCCAACGGCGCCAGTCAGATTTTGTCCCCCATCGTCGCGGGCGCGCTCATTGAAGCCGTGGGCCTCATCGGCGTGCTGACGGTGGACGTCATCAGCTTCTCCTTCGCCGTCCTCACGCTGCTCATCGTCCGCTTCCCCCGTCCCACCGTGTCCGCGGAAGGGCAGCGCGGCAAGGGGTCGCTGCTGAAGGAGATGCTGCAGGGCTGGACCTTCATCCGCGCACGCCCGGGCCTGCTGGGCCTGCTGGGCTTCACCGCCATGGCCTCGCTGTGCGTGTCCCTGGTGATGCTGCTCATCACCCCGCTGGTGCTGGGGTTCACGGACATCTCCACGCTGGGCATCATCGCGTCGGTGGCGGGCTCGGGCGCGCTGGTGGGCGCCATCACCATGGGCGTGTGGGGCGGCCCGAAGAACGCGCTCGTCGGCGTGCTCGGCTTCAGCCTGCTGTCGGGCGTGGTGCTGTTCATGGCCGCGCCCGTGCCCAGCGTTCCGCTGGTGGCCACCGCCGCCGCGCTCTACCTGTTCACCATGCCGCCGGTGATGGCGGGCAGTCAGGCCTTCTGGCAGCGCAAGATTCCGGCGGACCTCCAGGGTCGCGCGTCCGCGGTGAAGCGCATGGTGATCCTGTGCACTCCGCCCATCGCGGCCCTGCTGGCCGGGCCGCTCGCGGACGGCCTCTTCGAGCCGGCCATGGCACCCGGTGGCGCGCTCGCCAGCACCATGGGGCGCCTGCTGGGCGTGGGCCCGGGGCGCGGCATCGCGGTCATCTTCATCGTCCTGGGGCTGCTGACCATCGCCAACGTCGTGGTGGCCTGGCTGAACCCGCGCGTGCGCTACCTGGACCGGGAGGTTCCGGACGCCCTTCCCGACCTGCCCGCCAGCCCGCCGCAGGACGTGGCCCCGGACGCGCCGACCGCACTCGCGAAATAA
- a CDS encoding adenylate/guanylate cyclase domain-containing protein, whose amino-acid sequence MRLILNPGQVDERVVMLPEGTTTIGRTEENGIRVPHPSLSRRHARLERRGARVVLVDLESKNGSFVGPHRVTRQELGHGQSFRCGEVWFRLVSPDTPLPDGWGPLRTQPLETRFSGGGMESLLETRSPDRTRDKLQVLLKVGQILASPGPVDGLLERVVQLVFQIWAVDRAAVLLVDRDTGELVPRVARGVRGGALPERFYSQHIVDYVHSRGVAALFTDARDDARLQASDSVFRQSIRASLCVPLRTRDTVLGVLYLDSLKQGGLFTDEDLEFLTAFANQAAIALDHAHLARRLEEEAVLRNAYQRFFPPDVVRQLKALRGVPLDVREADVTILFSDITGFTAMSSRLQPRQVVDMLNAYFPVMADIVFRHEGTLEKYIGDALMAVWGAPFARPDDAERAVRAAVEMQRALADLNARWRAEGVPEIHVHIGLNSGPVAAGNIGSERYLQYATVGDATNVASRVCGVARPDEVLLTDATRALLDADAFALEPLAPVTVKGREEPLSLFRVRWEPAGGG is encoded by the coding sequence ATGCGCCTCATCCTCAACCCAGGACAGGTGGATGAACGGGTGGTGATGCTGCCGGAGGGCACCACCACCATCGGCCGCACGGAAGAGAACGGCATCCGCGTGCCGCACCCCAGCCTGTCGCGGCGCCACGCGCGCCTGGAGCGGCGGGGCGCGCGCGTGGTGCTGGTGGACCTGGAGAGCAAGAACGGCAGCTTCGTGGGCCCGCACCGCGTGACGCGCCAGGAACTGGGCCACGGCCAGTCCTTCCGCTGCGGCGAGGTGTGGTTCCGGCTCGTCTCCCCGGACACGCCGCTGCCGGACGGGTGGGGGCCGCTGCGCACCCAGCCCCTGGAGACGCGCTTCTCCGGGGGCGGCATGGAGTCGCTGCTCGAAACGCGCTCCCCGGACCGCACCCGCGACAAGCTCCAGGTGCTGCTCAAGGTGGGGCAGATCCTCGCGTCGCCGGGCCCGGTGGACGGGTTGCTGGAGCGCGTCGTCCAGCTCGTCTTCCAGATATGGGCGGTGGACCGGGCGGCGGTGCTGCTGGTGGACCGCGACACCGGGGAGCTGGTGCCGCGCGTGGCCCGGGGCGTGCGGGGCGGGGCGCTGCCGGAGCGCTTCTACAGCCAGCACATCGTGGACTACGTGCACTCGCGCGGCGTGGCGGCGCTCTTCACCGACGCCCGCGACGACGCGCGCCTCCAGGCCTCCGACTCCGTCTTCCGCCAGTCCATCCGCGCCTCGCTGTGCGTGCCCCTGCGCACCCGCGACACCGTGCTGGGCGTGCTGTACCTGGACAGCCTCAAGCAGGGCGGCCTCTTCACCGACGAGGACCTGGAGTTCCTCACCGCCTTCGCCAACCAGGCCGCCATCGCCCTGGACCATGCGCACCTGGCCCGGCGGCTGGAGGAGGAGGCGGTGCTGCGAAACGCCTACCAGCGCTTCTTCCCGCCCGACGTCGTGCGCCAGCTCAAGGCCCTGAGGGGCGTTCCCCTGGACGTGCGCGAGGCGGACGTCACCATCCTCTTCTCCGACATCACCGGCTTCACCGCCATGTCCTCCCGCCTCCAGCCCCGGCAGGTGGTGGACATGCTCAACGCGTACTTCCCGGTGATGGCGGACATCGTCTTCCGCCACGAGGGCACGCTGGAGAAGTACATCGGCGATGCGCTGATGGCGGTGTGGGGCGCCCCCTTCGCCCGGCCGGACGACGCGGAGCGGGCCGTGCGCGCGGCGGTGGAGATGCAGCGCGCGCTGGCGGACCTCAACGCGCGCTGGCGCGCCGAAGGCGTGCCTGAGATCCACGTCCACATCGGCCTCAACTCGGGGCCGGTGGCCGCGGGCAACATCGGCTCGGAGCGCTACCTCCAGTACGCCACGGTGGGGGACGCCACCAACGTCGCCAGCCGCGTGTGCGGCGTCGCGCGCCCGGACGAGGTGCTCCTCACGGACGCCACGCGCGCCCTGCTGGACGCGGACGCCTTCGCGCTGGAGCCCCTGGCCCCCGTGACGGTGAAGGGGCGCGAGGAGCCCCTGTCCCTCTTCCGCGTGCGGTGGGAGCCGGCCGGGGGAGGGTGA
- a CDS encoding Crp/Fnr family transcriptional regulator — MSYAQLLAEIPMFESLGREDLETMSSLLQPRRFARGEVIFHRGDVGTALFIIRRGQVAIRLSSSEGREITLALLDRGDAFGELSLLDGESRSTDAMAREEAHLLTLQRDDFRRYLETRPQVSLALLANMSRLVRRTTQLVYDSAFLDARSRLVRVLLELAKTQGRQGPEGLVITPKLTQSELANLCGVTRESVNKWLRYYVREGMLSFEGGQIVLLQPERLGQDAE, encoded by the coding sequence ATGTCCTACGCGCAGCTGCTGGCCGAGATCCCGATGTTTGAAAGCCTCGGCCGGGAGGACCTGGAGACCATGTCGTCGCTCCTCCAGCCCCGCCGCTTCGCGCGGGGGGAGGTCATCTTCCATCGGGGGGACGTGGGGACCGCGCTGTTCATCATCCGGCGCGGACAGGTGGCCATCCGGCTCTCCTCCAGCGAGGGGCGGGAGATCACCCTGGCGCTGCTGGACCGGGGGGACGCCTTCGGAGAGCTGTCGCTGCTGGACGGCGAGTCGCGCTCCACCGACGCGATGGCGCGCGAGGAGGCCCATCTCCTGACGCTCCAGCGCGACGACTTCCGCCGCTACCTGGAGACGCGCCCGCAGGTGAGCCTGGCGCTGCTGGCGAACATGAGCCGGCTGGTGCGGCGCACGACGCAGCTCGTGTACGACTCCGCCTTCCTGGATGCGCGCTCGCGGCTGGTGCGGGTGCTGCTGGAGCTGGCGAAGACGCAGGGACGCCAGGGCCCGGAGGGGCTGGTCATCACCCCGAAGCTCACGCAGTCGGAGCTCGCCAACCTCTGCGGCGTCACGCGCGAGAGCGTCAACAAGTGGCTGCGCTACTACGTGCGCGAGGGGATGCTGTCCTTCGAGGGCGGGCAGATCGTCCTGCTCCAGCCGGAGCGGCTGGGCCAGGACGCGGAGTAG